The following are encoded together in the Mesoterricola sediminis genome:
- the trxB gene encoding thioredoxin-disulfide reductase has product MRRWPSRLGFHERREFRVSHHKVIIIGTGPAGYTAAIYASRANLAPLVFEGAQPGGQLTITTEVENFPGFREGILGPSLMDEMRAQAERFGTEIRSETVLRADVAATPKRVATDKGEYTCDALIIATGASAKWMGIGKDEALSRTGGGVSACATCDGFFFRGKEIAVVGGGDTAVEEATFLTKFASKVTLIHRRDQLRASKAMQERAFANPKLQVRWNAVVEDIATRTQTLATGETVEKISALHLKDTVTGALDELAVEGLFVAIGHQPNTHLFAGQLPMDAAGYLQVVPGTTRTPVAGVFACGDVQDHQYRQAITAAGSGCMAAIDAERWLGEQGLGA; this is encoded by the coding sequence ATGCGCCGCTGGCCTTCTAGACTGGGCTTCCACGAACGCAGGGAGTTCCGCGTGTCCCACCACAAGGTCATCATCATCGGCACCGGCCCCGCCGGCTACACGGCGGCCATTTACGCCTCCCGGGCCAACCTGGCGCCCCTCGTCTTCGAGGGGGCGCAGCCCGGCGGCCAGCTCACCATCACCACCGAGGTCGAGAACTTCCCCGGGTTCCGGGAGGGCATCCTGGGCCCCTCGCTCATGGACGAGATGCGCGCCCAGGCCGAGCGCTTCGGCACCGAGATCCGCTCCGAGACGGTGCTCCGGGCCGACGTGGCCGCCACGCCCAAGCGGGTCGCCACGGACAAGGGGGAGTACACCTGCGACGCCCTGATCATCGCCACCGGCGCCTCCGCCAAGTGGATGGGCATCGGCAAGGACGAGGCGCTGAGCCGCACCGGCGGCGGCGTCAGCGCCTGCGCCACCTGCGACGGCTTCTTCTTCCGCGGCAAGGAGATCGCCGTGGTGGGCGGCGGCGACACGGCCGTGGAGGAGGCCACCTTCCTCACCAAGTTCGCCTCCAAGGTCACCCTCATCCATCGCCGGGACCAGCTCCGGGCCTCCAAGGCCATGCAGGAGCGGGCCTTCGCCAACCCCAAGCTGCAGGTCCGCTGGAACGCCGTCGTGGAGGACATCGCCACCCGCACCCAGACCCTGGCCACCGGGGAGACCGTCGAGAAGATCTCGGCCCTCCACCTCAAGGACACCGTGACCGGGGCCCTGGACGAGCTGGCCGTGGAAGGGCTCTTCGTGGCCATCGGCCACCAGCCCAACACCCACCTCTTCGCCGGCCAACTGCCCATGGACGCGGCCGGCTACCTCCAGGTCGTCCCGGGGACCACCCGCACCCCCGTCGCGGGCGTCTTCGCCTGCGGCGACGTGCAGGACCACCAGTACCGCCAGGCCATCACGGCCGCGGGCAGCGGGTGCATGGCGGCCATCGACGCCGAGCGCTGGCTGGGGGAGCAGGGCCTGGGGGCCTGA
- the mnmA gene encoding tRNA 2-thiouridine(34) synthase MnmA: MAEGPSLLLDHALDCLRAVPGLAPGARVLAAMSGGIDSSVMAALLHRAGFEVVGVSMQLFDKTRGGSQDAAEGRCCTLDDFQDARRVAFQTGFPHYVMDLEDRFRTEVIDPFIAAYLGGETPSPCIRCNQHLKFRALLESADAMGCSHVATGHYARIARDGAGWHLLKAADPDKDQSYFLFTHDQATLARTLFPLAPFSKPEVRQLARDLGLHLAEKAESQEICFVPGRYDAFIESEGRAPAPGAGRVRHVDGRDLGAHGGYWRFTVGQRKGLGIAHAEPLYVVRVDPATDTVWVGGEGDLFATRLRAGEVSWCREAPRGPLACRARIRSRGREAEAVVVPLPDGQVEVTFQVPQRAVAPGQAVVFYGEEEVLGGGWIRAALPA, encoded by the coding sequence ATGGCCGAAGGGCCTTCCCTGCTGCTGGATCACGCCCTGGACTGCCTGCGGGCCGTTCCCGGCCTTGCGCCCGGGGCCCGGGTCCTGGCCGCCATGTCGGGGGGCATCGACAGCTCCGTGATGGCCGCCCTGCTCCACCGGGCCGGCTTCGAGGTGGTGGGGGTCTCCATGCAGCTCTTCGACAAGACCCGGGGCGGCTCGCAGGACGCGGCCGAAGGGCGCTGCTGCACCCTGGACGACTTCCAGGACGCGCGCCGGGTGGCCTTCCAGACCGGGTTCCCCCACTACGTGATGGACCTGGAGGACCGCTTCCGGACGGAGGTGATCGATCCCTTCATCGCGGCCTACCTCGGTGGCGAAACCCCCAGTCCCTGCATCCGGTGCAACCAGCACCTCAAGTTCCGGGCCCTGCTGGAGTCGGCCGACGCCATGGGCTGCTCCCACGTCGCCACGGGCCACTACGCCCGCATCGCCCGGGACGGGGCCGGCTGGCACCTGCTGAAGGCCGCGGATCCGGACAAGGACCAGAGCTACTTCCTGTTCACCCACGACCAGGCCACCCTCGCCCGCACCCTCTTCCCCCTCGCCCCCTTCAGCAAGCCGGAGGTGCGCCAGCTGGCCCGGGATTTGGGCCTCCACCTGGCGGAGAAGGCGGAGAGCCAGGAGATCTGTTTCGTGCCGGGGCGCTACGACGCCTTCATCGAATCCGAGGGCCGGGCCCCCGCGCCGGGCGCGGGCCGGGTCCGCCACGTGGACGGCCGGGACCTGGGCGCCCACGGCGGCTATTGGCGTTTCACGGTCGGCCAGCGAAAGGGCCTGGGGATCGCCCATGCGGAGCCCCTCTACGTGGTGCGGGTGGACCCGGCCACGGACACGGTCTGGGTGGGGGGCGAGGGGGACCTCTTCGCCACCCGGCTCCGGGCCGGGGAGGTGTCCTGGTGCCGGGAGGCCCCCCGGGGTCCCCTGGCGTGCCGGGCCCGGATCCGGTCCCGGGGGCGCGAGGCGGAGGCGGTTGTCGTTCCCTTGCCCGACGGTCAGGTCGAAGTGACCTTCCAGGTGCCCCAGCGCGCGGTGGCGCCCGGCCAGGCGGTGGTGTTTTACGGGGAGGAAGAAGTCCTGGGAGGAGGCTGGATCCGGGCCGCGCTCCCGGCATAA
- a CDS encoding phosphatase PAP2 family protein, producing the protein MKTWLLALAAGTWLGAQTPSPDALGALPGVAWADAKALATAPADWSRAQWGEAGLCAAAVLGTALLLDRTVDDGMGRSQTPGRTRLARDLAKPGGMAGLAVLGAGYAVTSLLDLDKPRSVFVDMGLSAVLAQAAILPVKVLAGRARPVDGYGDHAFKPFSSRDGFPSGHAAQAFAMAAALSARTDRTWVSVASYGVAGLVGLSRLQTRDHFASDVLAGALVGIYAGRAVTGLDQARRAGKRVAVEVRPALGPGGAGFTVSARF; encoded by the coding sequence GTGAAGACCTGGCTCCTGGCCCTGGCGGCCGGCACCTGGCTCGGCGCCCAGACGCCCTCCCCGGACGCGCTGGGCGCGCTGCCGGGGGTGGCGTGGGCGGACGCCAAGGCCCTGGCCACGGCGCCCGCGGACTGGTCCCGCGCCCAGTGGGGGGAGGCCGGCCTCTGCGCCGCCGCCGTGCTGGGCACGGCCCTCCTCCTGGACCGGACTGTGGACGACGGGATGGGGCGCTCCCAGACGCCCGGCAGGACGCGCCTCGCCCGGGACCTGGCGAAGCCCGGCGGCATGGCGGGCCTCGCCGTCCTGGGCGCCGGCTACGCCGTCACCAGCCTCCTCGACCTGGACAAGCCCCGCTCCGTGTTCGTGGACATGGGCCTCTCCGCCGTGCTCGCCCAGGCGGCCATCCTCCCCGTGAAGGTCCTGGCGGGCCGGGCGCGGCCGGTCGACGGCTACGGGGACCACGCGTTCAAGCCCTTCTCCTCCCGGGACGGCTTCCCCTCGGGCCATGCCGCCCAGGCCTTCGCCATGGCCGCGGCCCTCTCCGCCCGGACCGACCGGACCTGGGTGTCGGTGGCGTCCTACGGCGTCGCCGGGCTCGTGGGCCTCTCCCGCCTCCAGACCCGGGACCACTTCGCCTCCGACGTCCTCGCGGGCGCCCTGGTGGGGATCTACGCGGGGCGGGCCGTCACCGGCCTGGACCAGGCGCGCCGCGCCGGGAAGCGGGTGGCCGTCGAGGTGCGGCCGGCCCTGGGCCCCGGCGGGGCCGGCTTCACCGTATCCGCCCGCTTCTGA
- a CDS encoding M29 family metallopeptidase: MVQDMTAEELVALVTRVFRPVPGERGLAILVDLPDAQVPDTPAWRERRDMAAAWAAMLAGRREELGFDTHLALYPNVHTNNGDLPAQAWLQGDGPLPQRAEDLDPAAALPFPDLYAGHSILIALTTFSATAPLKMAARQFPIRAATMPGFSRAMVPSLRLDYGEVNRRVQLLKDLLDRAEGADLRFTHPGGAANLHLDLRHRTGHASGGLIPDLGTAGNLPSGEAYIVPYEGERPQDPSRTAGLLPVQFGDEVVCYAIEGNVARCVLPGGPEAAREAALLAAEPAYGNLAELGLGVLAAFGVKPVGVVLLDEKLGLHIAFGRSEHFGGQVGPSAFSRPEAVVHIDRVYVPETQPRVQVDSVTLRLEDGTALPLMRAGDYAPGLF, translated from the coding sequence ATGGTTCAGGACATGACGGCGGAGGAACTGGTGGCCCTGGTGACGCGGGTCTTCCGGCCCGTACCGGGCGAGCGCGGACTGGCGATCCTGGTGGACCTGCCCGACGCCCAGGTGCCGGACACCCCGGCCTGGCGGGAGCGCCGGGACATGGCCGCCGCCTGGGCCGCCATGCTGGCCGGGCGGCGGGAGGAGCTGGGCTTCGACACCCACCTCGCCCTGTATCCCAATGTGCACACCAACAACGGCGACCTGCCCGCCCAGGCGTGGCTCCAGGGGGACGGGCCGCTGCCCCAGCGGGCCGAGGACCTGGACCCCGCGGCCGCCCTGCCCTTCCCGGACCTCTATGCCGGGCACTCCATCCTCATCGCCCTGACCACCTTCTCCGCCACGGCCCCCCTGAAGATGGCCGCCCGCCAGTTCCCCATCCGGGCCGCCACCATGCCCGGCTTCTCCCGGGCCATGGTGCCGAGCCTCCGGCTGGACTACGGGGAGGTCAACCGGCGGGTCCAGCTCCTCAAGGACCTCCTGGACCGGGCCGAGGGCGCCGACCTGCGGTTCACCCACCCCGGCGGCGCGGCGAACCTGCACCTGGACCTGCGCCACCGCACGGGCCACGCCAGCGGCGGGCTCATCCCGGACCTGGGCACGGCCGGCAACCTGCCTTCCGGCGAAGCCTACATCGTCCCCTACGAGGGGGAGCGCCCCCAGGACCCCAGCCGGACCGCGGGCCTGCTGCCCGTCCAGTTCGGCGACGAGGTCGTCTGCTACGCCATCGAGGGCAATGTGGCCCGGTGCGTGCTCCCCGGCGGCCCCGAGGCGGCGCGGGAGGCGGCCCTCCTGGCGGCGGAACCCGCCTACGGCAACCTGGCCGAACTGGGCCTGGGGGTCCTGGCCGCCTTCGGCGTGAAGCCCGTGGGCGTGGTGCTCCTGGACGAGAAGCTGGGCCTCCACATCGCCTTCGGCCGGAGCGAGCACTTCGGCGGCCAGGTGGGACCGTCCGCGTTCAGCCGGCCCGAGGCCGTCGTGCACATCGACCGGGTCTACGTGCCCGAGACCCAGCCCCGGGTCCAGGTGGACAGCGTCACCCTCCGCCTGGAGGACGGCACCGCCCTGCCCCTGATGCGGGCCGGCGACTACGCCCCCGGGTTGTTCTGA
- a CDS encoding 2'-5' RNA ligase family protein, whose protein sequence is MSTIALALHEPAAGRVRDIWAHLGAQFGLAGIRRVPFPHLTLLGFEGLDHDRAKEVLERFSQETAPFALEAHGLGLFHGSSPILYAPVVKTPTLEALHRSLAAAFQALGAQTYPLYEPDRWIPHITLAQGAPARGTYGEAVDLLLGMDLHIPFEVRNLTLFQWIGPRYEPADRFPLMGPLCDVQNNPGA, encoded by the coding sequence ATGTCCACCATCGCCCTGGCGCTCCATGAACCCGCCGCGGGACGGGTCCGGGATATCTGGGCCCACCTGGGCGCGCAGTTCGGCCTGGCGGGGATCCGCCGGGTGCCCTTCCCGCACCTGACCCTGCTGGGGTTCGAGGGCCTGGACCACGACCGGGCGAAAGAGGTCCTGGAGCGGTTCTCCCAGGAGACCGCGCCCTTCGCGCTGGAGGCCCACGGCCTCGGCCTCTTCCACGGGTCTTCGCCGATCCTCTACGCGCCCGTCGTCAAGACCCCCACCCTGGAGGCCCTGCACCGGAGCCTGGCCGCCGCCTTCCAGGCCCTGGGCGCCCAGACCTACCCCCTGTACGAGCCCGACCGCTGGATCCCCCACATCACCCTGGCCCAGGGCGCCCCGGCCCGGGGCACGTACGGCGAGGCCGTGGACCTCCTCCTGGGCATGGACCTGCACATTCCCTTCGAGGTGCGGAACCTGACGCTGTTCCAGTGGATCGGCCCCCGCTACGAGCCTGCGGACCGGTTCCCCCTGATGGGGCCCCTCTGCGACGTTCAGAACAACCCGGGGGCGTAG
- a CDS encoding GGDEF domain-containing response regulator yields the protein MDILVITQHHRLVESLRTAFQGVGHRLTVMQDALQALAAEAWDRARLVLVDAEGDPMSGYQLCGLLRGESRVLYRNLPVFLILDRPPSGEELALLDAVDGDGFCETFASPERLHAQLGPLLEGSSLRAGGQPLRALARGLGAGARARVDDVVRGFGFDLEAVPARGLNDAILDRRPLLLFLGVDATGDRALRVLRNLPEGHVPYTFLVGGRIPEAAQRRLLNAGAMAWLSLPVSGPLLVHGVRQAMEWLHIRRLKGEVQRQLNELAERRAALEREASSLRSEILLDPLTGLFNRRAFTQNLEHAVHQWERHRRAFVLILGDLDYFKLINDRFGHVAGDQVLQGVGHLLRAGLRRSDLAFRIGGEEFAVLLMETTLEAGAEVAEKIRRRIEAHPCPLPTGPTAFPTMSFGVGAPDARDAAGLFSRVDEALYLAKRRGRNRVEVLEAPAS from the coding sequence ATGGATATCCTCGTCATCACCCAGCATCACCGGCTTGTGGAATCCCTGCGGACCGCGTTCCAGGGGGTGGGCCACCGGCTCACCGTGATGCAGGACGCCCTCCAGGCCCTCGCCGCCGAGGCCTGGGACCGGGCCCGGCTCGTGCTGGTGGACGCCGAAGGGGACCCCATGAGCGGCTACCAGCTCTGCGGGCTCCTGCGGGGGGAGTCCCGGGTCCTGTACCGGAACCTGCCCGTGTTCCTCATCCTGGACCGCCCCCCCTCCGGCGAGGAGCTGGCCCTGCTGGACGCCGTGGACGGGGACGGGTTCTGCGAGACCTTCGCCTCCCCCGAACGCCTCCATGCCCAGCTCGGCCCCCTCCTGGAGGGGAGCTCCCTGCGCGCCGGCGGCCAGCCCCTGCGGGCCCTGGCCCGGGGCCTGGGCGCGGGGGCCCGGGCCCGGGTGGACGACGTGGTGCGGGGCTTCGGCTTCGACCTGGAGGCCGTGCCGGCCCGGGGCCTGAACGACGCGATCCTGGACCGGCGCCCCCTCCTCCTCTTCCTGGGGGTGGACGCCACGGGGGACCGGGCCCTCCGGGTCCTGCGGAACCTGCCCGAGGGGCACGTCCCCTACACCTTCCTGGTGGGGGGCCGGATCCCGGAGGCCGCCCAGCGCCGCCTCCTCAACGCCGGGGCCATGGCCTGGCTCAGCCTCCCCGTGTCCGGCCCCCTCCTGGTCCACGGCGTGCGGCAGGCCATGGAATGGCTCCACATCCGGCGCCTCAAGGGGGAGGTGCAGCGCCAGCTCAACGAACTGGCGGAACGCCGGGCCGCCCTGGAGCGGGAGGCCAGCAGCCTGCGCAGCGAGATCCTCCTGGATCCCCTCACGGGCCTCTTCAACCGGCGGGCCTTCACCCAGAACCTGGAGCACGCCGTCCACCAGTGGGAGCGGCACCGCCGCGCCTTCGTCCTCATCCTGGGGGACCTGGACTACTTCAAGCTGATCAATGACCGGTTCGGCCACGTGGCCGGCGACCAGGTCCTCCAGGGCGTCGGCCACCTGCTCCGGGCCGGCCTCCGCCGGTCCGACCTGGCCTTCCGCATCGGCGGCGAGGAATTCGCCGTCCTGCTCATGGAGACCACCCTGGAGGCCGGGGCCGAGGTGGCCGAGAAGATCCGCCGCCGCATCGAGGCCCACCCCTGCCCCCTGCCCACGGGTCCCACCGCGTTCCCCACCATGTCCTTCGGGGTCGGCGCCCCCGACGCCCGGGACGCGGCCGGCCTCTTTTCCCGGGTGGACGAGGCCCTGTACCTGGCCAAGCGGCGCGGGCGGAACCGGGTGGAGGTGCTGGAGGCCCCCGCCTCCTGA
- the sucD gene encoding succinate--CoA ligase subunit alpha, with the protein MSILVGNHTRLIVQGITGREGLFHAKGCRDYGTQVVGGVTPGKGGTEVEGFHVYDTVKAAMAATGANATMIFVPPPSAADAILEAFEADIELIVCITEGIPVQDMIKVKRIMHEHPGTRLVGPNCPGVITPGQAKIGIMPGRIHKPGHVGIISRSGTLAYEAVGQLTALGIGQSTCVGIGGDPINGTSFIDAFELFNADPETHAIVMVGEIGGDAEEKAAAYVQAHVKKPVVAFIAGQTAPPGRRMGHAGAIISGGKGTAADKMAALEAAGITVVRSPADMGKAMAARLARA; encoded by the coding sequence ATGTCCATTCTCGTCGGCAACCACACCCGCCTGATCGTCCAGGGCATCACCGGCCGCGAGGGCCTCTTCCACGCCAAGGGCTGCCGGGACTACGGAACCCAGGTCGTGGGCGGCGTCACCCCCGGCAAGGGCGGCACCGAGGTCGAGGGGTTCCACGTCTACGACACCGTCAAGGCCGCCATGGCCGCCACCGGCGCCAACGCCACCATGATCTTCGTGCCGCCCCCGTCGGCGGCGGACGCCATCCTGGAGGCCTTCGAGGCCGACATCGAGCTCATCGTCTGCATCACCGAGGGCATTCCCGTCCAGGACATGATCAAGGTGAAGCGCATCATGCACGAGCACCCCGGCACGCGCCTGGTCGGCCCGAACTGCCCGGGCGTCATCACGCCGGGCCAGGCCAAGATCGGCATCATGCCCGGGCGCATCCACAAGCCGGGCCACGTGGGCATCATCAGCCGCTCCGGGACCCTGGCCTACGAGGCCGTGGGCCAGCTCACGGCCCTGGGCATCGGGCAGAGCACCTGCGTGGGCATCGGCGGCGACCCCATCAACGGCACCAGCTTCATCGACGCCTTCGAGCTCTTCAACGCGGATCCGGAGACCCACGCCATCGTGATGGTGGGCGAGATCGGCGGGGACGCGGAGGAGAAGGCCGCGGCCTACGTGCAGGCCCACGTGAAGAAGCCCGTGGTGGCCTTCATCGCGGGCCAGACGGCCCCTCCGGGGCGCCGCATGGGCCACGCCGGCGCCATCATCAGCGGCGGCAAGGGCACGGCCGCGGACAAGATGGCGGCCCTCGAGGCCGCCGGCATCACCGTCGTCCGGAGCCCCGCCGACATGGGCAAGGCCATGGCGGCCCGCCTCGCCCGCGCGTGA
- a CDS encoding ligand-binding sensor domain-containing protein, whose product MLPRGSWPALLCALLAAPAGGSPASLPLTEVLKGGRKAYTLVGTDEGLASGAVVCMAQDTQGFLWMGSENGLMRYEGASSRLYGTEDGLPSAMVGRLLADPDGGIWAATLRGLVLFRDGAFRPIEVEGKPYLGNPGHLALDRRGRVWIHTADGLLRQKAGLVFERVGWRAPAAVYDLATGSVTGRVYVASQAGIHGIEEDGRHLDWGPAEGLPPEGPMTVVEDGQGRLWAGSGRTLARLDRGAARFAPASEHLPAPISPNGHAYVDRDGTVWMPTQNGAQQLGGERLDAAHGLPFRWVRGLFRDREGSLWVMGTGLAHLKGHGRIVTLGAGGEVVWAMLRDAQGRMLEATDNGVLRIGPEGAVPLPGTEGWRIKGLALDAEGTLWMVNTRGPTLWLRRGAAAAVQAPLGEAGTGCNSVHVDPSGQVWLGHIHKGLLRWDPRARRLVQEVPPAGPGAQTTAAFEIHGDAQGRLWVGTDTGLLLREASGAWRFHREPSGLRVRGMAILPDGTAWVHGDEPKGLARVRLADGGLEVLERRTRGQGLSSNMLYAVRLDGAGHVWVATDKGLDRLDPPLHLGRPEGLASEDCSVSALRAEGQVLWVGTSAGLSAVDAAALPEPPPPPQAHILQVAFGGRRLEPPFGALGAIPSDQASVAFRVAAPAYANPQALRFQVRLLGLEAAWRDLDGRQVHFPALPGRSYRFEVRAALGTGPFGPPATLAFKVLPPWWRTGWAYGAAFAAGCGLLYGVVLLRLRALARSKAALEALVAARTRELSERNQELSEALGNVKQLSGLLPICAHCKKIRDDQGYWNQLELYLSQHAEVGFSHGICPECASLHYPAFRKKG is encoded by the coding sequence ATGCTCCCCCGCGGCTCCTGGCCGGCCCTTCTGTGTGCGCTCCTTGCCGCTCCGGCGGGCGGGAGCCCAGCCTCCCTGCCCCTGACCGAGGTCCTGAAGGGCGGCCGGAAGGCCTACACCCTGGTGGGGACGGACGAAGGCCTGGCGTCGGGGGCCGTCGTCTGCATGGCCCAGGACACCCAGGGTTTCCTGTGGATGGGGTCGGAAAACGGCCTGATGCGCTACGAGGGCGCCTCCAGCCGCCTCTATGGGACCGAGGACGGCCTCCCCTCGGCCATGGTCGGGCGCCTCCTGGCCGACCCGGACGGCGGGATCTGGGCCGCCACCCTGCGCGGGCTGGTCCTGTTCCGCGACGGCGCGTTCCGGCCCATCGAGGTGGAGGGCAAGCCCTACCTGGGCAACCCCGGGCACCTGGCCCTGGACCGGCGGGGCCGGGTCTGGATCCACACCGCCGATGGCCTCCTCCGCCAGAAGGCGGGCCTGGTTTTCGAGCGGGTGGGCTGGCGCGCCCCCGCCGCGGTCTACGACCTGGCCACGGGGTCCGTCACGGGCCGGGTGTACGTGGCCTCCCAGGCCGGCATCCACGGGATCGAGGAGGACGGGCGGCACCTGGACTGGGGTCCCGCCGAGGGCCTGCCCCCCGAGGGTCCCATGACGGTGGTGGAGGATGGCCAGGGCCGCCTCTGGGCCGGGTCGGGCCGGACCCTCGCGCGCCTGGATCGGGGCGCCGCGCGCTTCGCGCCGGCCTCCGAGCACCTGCCCGCGCCCATCTCCCCCAACGGCCACGCCTACGTGGACCGGGACGGCACGGTGTGGATGCCCACCCAGAACGGGGCCCAGCAGCTGGGCGGCGAGCGCCTGGACGCCGCCCATGGGCTGCCCTTCCGCTGGGTCCGGGGCCTCTTCCGGGACCGGGAGGGCTCCCTGTGGGTCATGGGCACCGGCCTCGCGCACCTCAAGGGCCACGGCCGGATCGTGACCCTGGGCGCGGGCGGGGAGGTGGTCTGGGCCATGCTCCGGGACGCCCAGGGCCGCATGCTGGAGGCCACCGACAACGGGGTGCTGCGCATCGGGCCGGAAGGCGCCGTCCCCCTTCCCGGCACCGAGGGGTGGCGGATCAAGGGGCTGGCCCTGGACGCGGAGGGGACCCTCTGGATGGTCAACACCCGGGGGCCCACGCTGTGGCTGCGCCGGGGGGCGGCCGCCGCCGTCCAGGCGCCCCTGGGGGAGGCGGGCACGGGCTGCAACAGCGTCCACGTGGATCCGTCCGGCCAGGTGTGGCTGGGGCACATCCACAAGGGGCTGCTCCGGTGGGATCCGCGGGCGCGCCGGCTCGTCCAGGAGGTGCCCCCCGCCGGCCCGGGCGCCCAGACCACGGCCGCCTTTGAAATCCATGGGGACGCCCAGGGCCGCCTCTGGGTCGGCACGGACACGGGGCTCCTCCTCCGGGAGGCCTCCGGGGCCTGGCGCTTTCACCGGGAGCCGTCGGGCCTGCGGGTCCGGGGGATGGCGATCCTGCCGGACGGCACGGCCTGGGTCCACGGGGACGAGCCCAAGGGGCTGGCCCGGGTGCGCCTGGCCGACGGCGGCCTGGAGGTCCTGGAGCGCCGCACCCGCGGCCAGGGGCTGAGCAGCAACATGTTGTACGCCGTTCGGCTGGATGGCGCCGGCCACGTGTGGGTCGCCACCGACAAGGGCCTGGACCGCCTGGACCCGCCCCTCCACCTGGGCCGGCCCGAGGGCCTCGCCAGCGAGGACTGCTCCGTGAGCGCGCTCCGGGCGGAGGGGCAGGTCCTGTGGGTCGGCACTTCGGCTGGCCTGTCCGCCGTCGACGCCGCCGCCCTGCCCGAGCCGCCCCCGCCCCCCCAGGCCCACATCCTCCAGGTGGCCTTCGGCGGCCGGCGGCTGGAACCCCCCTTCGGAGCCCTGGGGGCCATCCCCTCCGACCAGGCCTCCGTCGCCTTCCGGGTGGCGGCCCCCGCCTATGCCAACCCCCAGGCGCTGCGCTTCCAGGTCCGGCTCCTGGGCCTGGAGGCGGCCTGGCGGGACCTGGACGGCCGCCAGGTCCACTTCCCCGCCCTGCCGGGGCGATCCTACCGCTTCGAGGTGCGGGCGGCGCTCGGCACGGGGCCCTTTGGCCCGCCGGCCACCCTGGCCTTCAAGGTCCTGCCCCCCTGGTGGCGCACCGGCTGGGCCTACGGGGCCGCCTTCGCCGCCGGGTGCGGCCTCCTCTATGGGGTGGTCCTCCTGCGCCTGCGGGCCCTGGCCCGGAGCAAGGCGGCCCTGGAGGCCCTCGTGGCCGCGCGGACCCGGGAGCTGAGCGAGCGGAACCAGGAGCTCTCCGAGGCCCTGGGCAACGTGAAGCAGCTCTCCGGCCTCCTCCCCATCTGCGCCCACTGCAAGAAGATCCGGGACGACCAGGGCTACTGGAACCAGCTCGAGCTCTACCTCTCCCAGCACGCGGAAGTGGGCTTCAGCCACGGCATCTGCCCCGAATGCGCGTCCCTCCACTATCCGGCGTTCCGGAAGAAGGGCTGA
- the sucC gene encoding ADP-forming succinate--CoA ligase subunit beta, with translation MNIHEYQAKELLRKYGVATPRGQVAADAAEAAAITESFGGQSVVKAQIHAGGRGKGGGVKFAKTPAEAAELFGRMMGMNLVTKQTGPEGRVVRTVFVSDPVDIARELYFSFLVDRATGRVTALASTEGGVEIEEVAAATPEKIVKVAVDPAIGLAEHHARELAFALGLSGDTFRKGVVFFRNLYKLFVEKDCSMLEINPLVVTKQGDVTALDAKIAFDDNALFRHPEVQAFRDLNEEAAAEIDASKFGLNFIKLDGSIGCMVNGAGLAMATMDIIQYHGSSPANFLDVGGGASEEAVKNAFRIILQDPGVKAVLVNIFGGIMRCDIVANGVVKAAREIGVQVPVVVRLEGTNVEEGKRILSESGLRIQVGADLDDAARKVVAAIA, from the coding sequence ATGAACATCCATGAATACCAGGCCAAGGAACTTCTGAGGAAGTACGGCGTGGCCACGCCCCGTGGCCAGGTGGCCGCCGACGCCGCGGAGGCCGCGGCGATCACGGAATCGTTCGGCGGGCAGAGCGTCGTGAAGGCGCAGATCCACGCCGGCGGCCGCGGAAAGGGCGGTGGCGTGAAGTTCGCGAAGACGCCCGCGGAGGCCGCGGAGCTCTTCGGGCGGATGATGGGGATGAATCTGGTCACGAAGCAGACCGGCCCCGAGGGCCGCGTGGTGCGCACCGTCTTCGTGTCCGACCCCGTCGACATCGCGCGCGAGCTGTACTTCAGCTTCCTCGTGGACCGGGCCACGGGCCGCGTGACCGCGCTGGCCTCCACCGAGGGCGGCGTCGAGATCGAGGAGGTCGCCGCGGCGACGCCGGAGAAGATCGTGAAGGTCGCCGTGGATCCCGCGATCGGCCTCGCCGAGCACCACGCCCGCGAGCTGGCCTTCGCCCTGGGCCTGTCCGGGGACACCTTCCGCAAGGGGGTGGTCTTCTTCCGGAACCTCTACAAGCTCTTCGTGGAGAAGGACTGCTCCATGCTCGAGATCAACCCGCTGGTCGTCACGAAGCAGGGTGACGTCACGGCGCTCGACGCGAAGATCGCCTTCGACGACAACGCCCTCTTCCGCCACCCGGAGGTCCAGGCCTTCCGCGACCTCAACGAGGAGGCCGCGGCCGAGATCGACGCGTCGAAGTTCGGGCTGAACTTCATCAAGCTGGACGGCAGCATCGGCTGCATGGTCAACGGCGCGGGCCTGGCCATGGCGACCATGGACATCATCCAGTACCACGGCTCCAGCCCCGCCAACTTCCTCGACGTGGGCGGCGGCGCCTCGGAGGAGGCCGTGAAGAACGCCTTCCGGATCATCCTGCAGGATCCCGGCGTGAAGGCCGTCCTGGTCAACATCTTCGGCGGGATCATGCGCTGCGACATCGTCGCCAACGGCGTCGTCAAGGCCGCGCGCGAGATCGGCGTGCAGGTCCCCGTCGTGGTCCGCCTCGAGGGCACCAACGTCGAGGAGGGCAAGCGCATCCTCTCCGAGAGCGGCCTCCGGATCCAGGTGGGCGCCGACCTCGACGACGCCGCCCGCAAGGTCGTGGCCGCGATCGCATGA